The segment GCGCTATGGCGTGAGGCGCTGCATCTAGTCAACGATGGCGTGGCGACAACCGAGGAAATAGATGCCGCCGTCGTCTATGGCTGTGGTTTACGTTGGTCACTAATGGGCACCTTTCTCACTTTTCACTTGGCTGGCGGTGAGTCAGGGATGCGCCACATGCTTGAACAGTTCGGTCCGGCGTTAAAACTTCCATGGACAAAGCTTGAAGCTCCCGAGCTTACCAACGAACTTATTGATCGCGTGGTAGAAGGCTGTGAGCATCAAGCCGCTGGTCGCTCAGTAGCCGAGCTTGATCGCCGCCGTGATGACTTTCTGGTGGAACTGCTCGGTTTAGTACACAAATATTGGCCTGAAGCAGAAGGCTTGGAAGGACGTATCTAATGATTATTTTGCAAAGCTGCGTTGCCTCAGAGTGGGTCGACTACAACGGTCATATGAACGATGCCGAATACGCCCGAGTATTCTCACTGGCGGTAGAAGCACTCATGGAACATATTGGCCTGGACACCGCCGGGCGCGCTCGCCATGGCTATACCATCTACACCCTTGAGACGCATCTTTGTTATCGCCGCGAGGCCCACGAAGGACAGCCTCTCAGCGTGGAGCTGACCCTGCTGGATCACGATACCAAACGCCTGCATGTTTTCTTTAAGCTACAGGATGAGGCAGGCAACCTACTTGCCACCAGCGAGCAGATGCTGATGGGCATTGATATCGATACCGCTCGCCCTGCGCCTTTCCCATCCCCCGTTGAGGAAGCCATTTCTGCGTTACCTTTAGCAGCGCCATCAACATGGCCAGAGCTGGCCGGCCGCACTATTGCCATACGGCGATAACGACACGGCAAAACGGCATAGTAAAACCACATAGCAAAGCAACACTAAAAATAATGAGAGCCGTCCGTCAGCACGGACGGTTGACCGGGATTGCCGGCCCGACGTCCGGCCCAAGAGGACAAGCATATCGCTACGCCAACTCCCTCTCACCAACCCACGCCGCCTTCGCATAACAACTCACCCAAGGCCGAACTCAGTACAGACTACATGGTGACAGAGCTCGCCCAAGGCGGGTTCTTCCAAGGCATGCACAAGGGAATGACGTTAACCGCTAGCGGCCTAGTGCTGCTTTTCGTACTTTTCACCGGACTTGGCTCAGACACAGCGGGCAGCGTGTTCGGAGCAACACGCGCCTGGATCGAGAGCACGTTTAGCGGTTATTACCTAATTACCGTAATGCTGCTGCTAGCGGTCTGCGCCTTCATTGTCTTCAGTCGCTATGGCAGCGTAAGGCTTGGCACTGACGACAGCCGCCCTGAGTTTAGCAATTTTGCATGGTTTTCCATGCTTCTCTCTGCGGGCATCGGCATTGGCATCCTATTTTTTGGCGTCGCTGAGCCCGTGTTTTACCTTGACGATACCGGCGCCTTTGGCTACCCCAACAACCCTCATGCAGACATGGCAGGTGCCGCCGCCATCGGCCACGAGCGCGCTATCGATGCGTTACGCGTTACCCTATTTCACTGGGGGCTTCACGGCTGGGCCATCTATGTCATTGTCGGTATGTCGCTGGCGTATTTTGCTTATCGAAAAGGGTTGCCGCTCGCACTGCGCTCGGCGCTTTATCCTTTTATCGGTGAACGTATCTTCGGCCCTATAGGCCACCTGTTTGATATCCTTGGGGTGCTGGGCTGCGTCTTTGGCGTCGCTACGTCGCTGGGGCTTGGGGTTAGCCAAATGGCTGTTGGCTTAGAACGGTTAATAGGTGTCGACCCAGGGCTAAATACCCAGTTAATGCTTATCGCAGGTATTTCAGTTATCTCAATACTCTCAGCCGTATCCGGCGTACGCGGTGGTATTCGTCTTATTTCCGAGATGAATATCTGGGTGTCCCTAGTGGTCGTGAGCATTTTCCTAATTGCAGGCCCCACGTTGTGGCTCATCATGGCGTTCGGCGAAACCATGCTCGACTACGCTATCAATTTCATCCCCATGGGGCTTTGGTACGCTGATAAGGAAGGAACCGCCGCTTGGCAACAAGGTTGGACAATCTTCTACTGGGGCTGGTGGCTAGCCTGGGCTCCCTTTGTGGGCCTTTTCATCGCGCGAATTTCTAAAGGACGTACGTTACGTGAGTTTGTATTGGGCGTTCTGTTAGTACCTACCCTGATCATTTTTGTTTGGCTGATCATCTTTGGCGGCAACGCCATGTATCAGGAGCTCTACGCTACGGGCGGCCCAGGTAGCGCCGGTATTATTGAGCTGGTTAACGCTTGGAACCTGCCCTCCGCCCTGTTTGCCACGGCTGATAACATTGTCGGCAGCGGCACGTTTGGGTGGATACTCTCCGCCATGATGGTATTTCTGCTAATGAGCTGGTTTGTCACCTCTTCAGACTCCGGCACGTTAGTGCTGACCACCATTTTGTCATTAGGTGACAATGAACCGCCTAAACGCTTCCGAGTGTTCTGGGGCGTGGTGATTGGTTTAGTGGCGGCGGTACTGCTGATTGCCGGTGGTCTTACGGCGCTACAGACAGCACTTATCGCGGCCGCCCTTCCACTCAGTATTGTAGTGCTCGTGATGACGGCTGGTGTGCTGATTTCGCTGTTCCGCGAGACGCTCGATGCCCGGCGCAGAAAAACAACCTAACACTCCGCCCTATAACGCCAGGTGCGCTTAGCTGCGGCGCCTGGCGTAACTTCCCTTTTTAGCAACAGCCCTCCTTTCAAGCACCGCGTGAGGCACGCGGCGAACTGCCAAAATGGGCACGGAAAGCACGTGAAAAGCTGGAGCTCGAGCCAAACCCACACGCCACGCCCACCGCTAAAATTTCCATATCAGTTTCAATAAGTAAACGCTTTGCCCGGGCTAAACGAAGTGACAAATACCATTGGCGGGGTGTTTGATGAAGATGATCCTCAAACAGCCGCTGAAGATGGCGAGAAGACACCCCAACACGTTCGGCAATCTCGAAGAGAGGTAAAGGCTCTTCGAGATGCCTTTCCATTAGCGCAACGGCGTCAACCAAACGCCGATGATGGGTGCCTAAACGCTGAGCCAGTGACATCCGTTGCTGATCGCTGCGACTGCGTAAACGCTCGTGAATGAGCTGCTCGGAAACATCAACCGCCAGCTTGGATCCGTGTCGTCTGGCGATGACTGCTAAGGCCATATCCATGGCAGCGGCTCCCCCTGCACAGGAAAAACGTCGCTCCCCGATCTCAAATAACTCGTCGGTCGTTTCAATCGTTGGAAAACGCTCACGAAAGACCGGCAAGCTCTCCCAATGCAAGGTGATTCGCTCCCCCTTCAATAACTGAGCGGCGGCTAATATAAAGCCTCCGGTGTCCAACCCACCTAGGGCACATCCCGCTTGATCAAGCCGGTGCAGCCATGAAATGAGCGCTCGGCTTAAATGATCTTCAGGTTCAAAGCCGCTACACACAGCCAACGATGGCAGATCGAGACCTCTACCCATGGCCTGATCGACTAATAGCGTCATGCCATTGCTTGCAGTGACAGGCTCACCATCACAACTAAAGAGCGTCCACTCAAATAACGCTTGACCACTAATACGATTGGCAATTCGCAACGGCTCCACCGCAGAAAAAAACGCCATCATGGAAAAGCGCGGCAACAATAAAAAACCGACGCGCTCGGGCAGTGAACCAGAATAGTGCAGGCGCAAAATAACTCCTCAATTTCAGTGTTTGTTCTGCTATTGCTCACAGTTATCAGCGATTTAAATAAGCATGTTAACAACAATAAATAAGCGCCATCGGGATATCACCACTGTTGTTAACGCTTATTGACCATTGCTTTCTACAAAAGCGCTAAGCGTTTGCTAAACACCAAGTGGCAGTGGTAGTTTTGAAAAAAACGATAACAAGCAGAAGCGTTTCCTTATGCCAAACGATTGCCTGTCATTACTTTCGCCTACCTATCGGCTGTTACTTAGCCGCTGGGTTGATGCGGTCGTGCGTACAGGTGCGTACCCCCTCACCCGTACTGCCCTCAGCGAGTGGTATAACGAATAGCTTGATCGATCCGTCATCAGATTTTTTCCGAATTCGTCAATCACTGACGAAACGAGACGTATTGATTAAGGAAGCTATTCATGTCAAACACCATGACTCGCCGTACCCTGAAACACTCGCTTCTCGCCCTCTCACTGGGTAGTGCATTAATTAGCAGCCAAGCAGCCTTTGCCGACTCACCCGGGGCGCTCATTATCGCAGGTGGTTTTTTACAAGAGAGCCACCAAGATATCTTCCAAGCAGTCATCAATCCCGTCGATAAGCCTGCCGAGGATATCCGCCTTGGCGTGGTGCCTGCTGCTACCGGCAATATTTCCGGCAACTACGGCAAAATAGTTGAGGCGTTCACCCGCCTGGGTCTTACAGAAGAGAATATTCGCCTGCTTCCGCTAGCGGTTAACGATGATAGCCGTACCGAAGAAGTAGATGAATCAACCTGGGCGAACAACGGACAAGATGAAGCACTTGCTGACGAGATCAGTGAGCTAGATGCCATCTGGTTTCTAGGCGGCGATCAAACTCGTATCACCGCAGTTCTACTCGCAGAAGATGGCAGCGATACGCCGGTGCTAGCCGCTATACGTGATTTCCACACGCGCGGTGGCGTTCTGGCAGGCACCAGCGCTGGGGCAGCAATTATGTCGTCTGCCATGCTCGCAGGTGGCGATAGTCAAGGCGCCCTTTTTAAGGGGTTCAGCGATGACTATGAGAGCATGAATAATCAAGAGTTTGGCCCTGCCGTTGTGCGCCCAGGGTTAGGCTTCTTTGAAGACGGCTTGATCGATCAACACTTCGACCGCAAAGCCCGCCTGGGCCGACTGCTAGCCGTCATGCTGGAACATGAAGATGGCCAGCCATTAGGGATCGGCATTGATGAAGGCACCGCGCTCATTGTTGATAACGACGAATGGCAAGTGGCAGGCAGTGGCGGCGTAACACTGGTGGATACCAGCGAAACGACTCGCCCTTCAGCAGGATTTCCAATCAGCGTGGAAAACGTTCGCCTAAGCTATTTACTACCGGGAGACCGCTACCTGCCTGAAAGTGGTGAATATCATGTTCGCGAGGGTGCTTATGAAACCTCAGGAAATGAGTATTTCGATGTCCCTGTGAGCTTGCAGAGTGGCTTACTCAGCGCTAACCGTAACGTGCAGGAACTTATTGGCTTTGACCTACTAGACAACTCAGCCACCGAGCAAGTCACTTCCCTGCTAATAGGCGATGAAAACCAAGCTCTTCGGATCGTTTTTAGCCAAGACGAACAAACCCAAGGCTACTGGAGCCAGGATATGACGCTAGACCGCTACAGCTTTGAGAACGTCCGGATGGGCCTAGAACCACTGCGCGTAGAGTTGCAAACACCTTAAAAGTGGTTATGAACGACCACCACTAGCGATAAAAAAACATGTTGCCGCCGGGCCTTTTTATGGCCCGGTGTGCCTTCAGCAACAGGATGCTCTCAGCCTTCGCACAAGGTACACTGACTATGGTTAGACACTAGATTCATTTGAAAGGCACTTCATGACCAGCGCTCCCCCACTTTATCTGCAAATACAGCAGCACCTGTTAGAGAAAATCCAGGGCGGTGCCTGGCCAGCACACCACCAGATCCCTCCTGAAGAGCAGCTAGCCCGAGATTTTGGGGTAAGCCGAATGACGGCTAATAAAGCGATTCGTGATCTCGTCCAAAAAGGCTACCTTACACGCCAGCCTGGGTTAGGTACCTTCGTGACAGATCGCAAAGCAGAATCCTCCCTGGTCGAGGTCTACAACATTGCCGATGAAGTACGCTTCAGGGGGCACCATTACAGTAATCACGTACTCATATGTGAAGCCATTGAAGCGGATGACGAAGTCGCTTTGCGGCTAGGCGTTCGCCTGGGTAGCCGCGTGTTTCAGACACTGCTGGTGCATTTGGAAGACGACACGCCGATTCAGCTTGAAAATCGCTACGTTAACCCTCGCTGGGTGCCCAACTACTTAACCAGCGACTTCTCACTGCACACACCCAATGAAGTGTTGGTAGCGGCCTGCCCAATTACTGACGTAGAGCACACTGTTGAAGCCGTGCTTGTCGATCAGCAAACTGCCGATTGGCTTGCTATTGATACCGCCACCCCCTGTCTAAGCATGGTACGGCGCACGTGGTCAGGCGAGCAGCTCATCAGCTATGCCCGCCTACTGCATCCAGGCGACCGCTACAAGCTGCGCTCCTCGGTGCATCGCCAAGCGTCATAAAGACTTAGATGGTAAAAACTTAGCTGGTAAAGATCTAGCTGATAAGCGCTTGCACCAAATATCCGGTGGGAATGGCGAGCATTAAGCTTAAAGCAACACGAATAAACCACACTACCACCATGCGCCCTACAGAAAGCGGAATGCTCGTAGAAAGAATGCAAGGAATTGAGGCGGAGAAGAACAGCACAGCGGATACTGATACAACGCCTGCAGCAAAACGCGAAACAAAGTCCGCTTCTGCCATTAACAGTGCTGGTAAAAACATTTCGGCAAGACCAGCAGCGGATGCCTGGGCAAGTGCAGCCGCATCAGCAATGCCCCACACTGCAACAAAGGGGTAAAACAGCCAACCCAGCCACTCAAATAACGGCGTGTATTTAGCCGCAAGCAATCCCAATAAACCTACCGACATAATCGAAGGCAGGATACTAATCGCCATCACGAGCCCTTCTTTAAAGTTAATCGCGACACTTTTATGCAACGCCGGTGCTCGGGCGGCCACTTCCAATCCGGTCTGCCATGCCGTTAGCAACCGTTTGCCTGCTACCGCCGTCGGTTCTCCGTCGTCAGCACTGTCATCTATACGCGATAAGGGCGGCAAGCGAACAGTGACGGCTGTGACGATAAACGTGATCAATAACGTTAGCCAAAAATAGGCGTTCCACACCGCCATTAAATCCAGCGTGCGTGCCACGATAATCATGAATGTTGACGAGACGGTAGAGAACCCCGTGGCGATAATGGCGGCTTCCCGCGCGGAATACTGACCCGCCTGATACACCCGATTGGTAATCAATAGGCCGATAGAGTAACTACCCACGAATGAGGCGACAGCATCAATCGCCGAGCGCCCTGGCGTTCGCCAAATGGGCCGCATTACGGGTTGAACCAGCACGCCAATAAGCTCAAGCAACCCATAGCTGATCAACAAGGCCAGGAAAATCGCGCCAATAGGAACGATCAAGCCGACGGGAATCACCAGCTTTTCAAACAAAAAAGGCAGCATATCCGGTTCATGCAGAAAGGCAGGCCCCCAGCCAGTCAGCGCCATCAGGGCGGCCACTACCCCAAGTAATTTTAGAACGGTAAAAATGCGTTCGGTAACATTTCGATTCCAGTAACCTCGAATCAACGGGTACGCAGCCCCAGCGGCAATCAGCGCCAGCGCATAGAAGCCACTGGCATCTCCTAGCCAGCGTCGGGCTCCGCTCACCATATGATCGAGCAATATAGTGCTGCGACCGCCTATTTCGACAGGCACGAAGAAAATCAAAATCCCTAGCGCACTTGGCAAAAACAGTTTGAGGATCAGCGCGGCACTGGGCCGCTGACGGGTGGTGGTATTAGGGGGGAGCATGTGCATGCCTCTTGTTGTGTAACAGCGTTTAGTGAGCCTTCCACGCATCTTCAACACATAATGTATATACATATACACACCAATTGAAGAGCATCCCCCAGCCAATATAAATAGACATTAGTCTAATAATTCATCTTAAAAACACGCTTAATGCAAATTAAAAAATTCATAAACACCTGTTTAAAAACATAAATATAATATTCTGCCTTTTTGCACATTCCACCATGCACTCTATTTTTAAACAAGCGTCTTGACGAATCGGCTCATATTGACCTTAATTGTATATACATTAAGTTATGAATAAATTTTTTAATTGCCTTTGAAAGGAGCTCCTCATGCCGAATGCAACGGATCGTCGCCTCTGGCGCGATATCAGCATCTTCGATGGCTTGCGGACATTGCCCGACCGCATGGCCGTTATTACTGAAGGCGCGCACATCATCGCCTTGTCGCCCATGAGTGAGTTCAATGAGCAGCTCGCCAATAACTGTACAGAGATGGGCAGCGGCGGTGTGATGACCCCAGGCCTCGTGGATTGCCACACCCACCTTGTATTTGGTGGTTCTCGGGCTGAAGAGTTTGAAGCGCGGCTTGAAGGGGCTAGCTATGAAGAGATTGCTAAACGCGGCGGCGGCATCCTCAGTACCGTTCGCGCTACGCGTGAAGCTAGCGAAGATGAGCTGCTAAGACTCGCGAAACCGCGTCTTGAAGCACTGATTGCTGACGGCGTTACCACCGTGGAGATTAAGTCTGGCTACGGGCTAACCCTGAAAGATGAACTCAAGATGCTGCGCGTCGCGCGTCGCCTCGGCGATATGCTGCCAGTCAACGTCGTCACGACGCTATTGGGCGCCCATGCCCTCCCCCCAGAATACAAAGATGATAGCGACGGCTATATCGATCTTGTCTGCCAGGAAATGATCCCCGCAGCAGTGGCCGAAGGTCTGGCAGATGCGGTTGATGTGTTCTGCGAAAAGATCGCCTTTTCGGTGGAACAGTGCGAGCGAGTGTTTGAAGCCGCCAAAGCCCATGGCTTACCCATCAAGGCTCACGCCGAACAGCTCTCTAACCTAGGTGGCACAGCCATGGCCGCTCGCCACGGTGCATTATCTGCTGACCACATTGAGTACCTGGATGACGCAGGCATCGCTGCCATGCGTGAAGCGGGTAGCGTGGCGGTCATACTGCCTGGTGCCTTCCATACCCTGCGTGAAACGCAACAACCGCCTATCGCCGCCCTGCGCACCGCAGGCGTTCCAATGGCAGTGGCGACCGATGCAAACCCTGGCAGCTCCCCACTGTTTATGCCCACGTTGATGCTCAACTTGGCCTGCACGCTGTTCCGCCTAACACCCCAAGAAGCACTGACGGGCATGACAGCCCATGGGGCAACCGCGCTAGGGCTGCCAGGTAAAGGGCTCATTCATGAAGGGGCAGAAGCCGACATCTGCGTATGGGATATCGATGCGCCCGCAGAGCTCGCGTACGCCGTACAGCCAGGACGCCTTCGTCAGCGCCTGTTCCAGGGAGTGCTTACCCATGGCAACTAACAGCCCCTCTAACAGCCCCTCTAACAGCCCCTCTAACAGCGCCTCTAACCATACGTTTAGCAGTACATCCGCTGAAACAGCGCTCGATATGTCGCTCTGGGCGGGCAGAACAGACCCAGAACCCAACAGTGAGCGGTGGCATCAAAAGATCCAGCCGCTCAGCCAAACGGCAGCGCCGGGCTGTGTTTTATTAGGTTTTGAAAGCGATGCAGGTGTGGCCAGAAACCAGGGACGTACCGGTGCTGCGCAAGGCCCTTCGGCATTGCGTAAAGCGCTGGCACCACTGGCATGGCACCGCACAGGGCCAGCCTATGATGCGGGAAATGTACGCTGCGAAGGCGATGCCCTAGAAACCGCCCAACAAGCCCTCGCCGATCGATTAGCAGCGTTGCTTAAGGCTGAACACTTTCCCGTTGTGCTAGGTGGCGGCCATGAGGTGGCCTACGGCAGTTGGCTGGGGCTTGCCCAGCATCTCGCTGATAACGGTGAAAAAGCACCACGCATCGGCATTATCAATTTTGATGCCCACTTCGATCTGCGCGATCCCTCTCATGTTCGCTCTTCGGGCACCCCCTTTACGCAAATTGCTGATGAATGCGCCAAGCGCGGCTGGCCGTTTCGCTACGCCTGCTTAGGCATAAGCCGCGCTGCCAACACGCGCGCACTGTTTAACCGTGCTGCACAACTCGGCGTCATGGTTCGTGAAGACCGGGACTTTCAACCGGCCCACCTTGAGTGTATTCGACGCGACCTGGAACGCTTCATGGTGCGTTGCGATCACCTCTATCTAACCATCGACCTGGATGTACTGCCCGCTGGGGAAGCCCCTGGCGTTAGTGCTCCCGCCGCTCGCGGCGTCTCACTCGCGTTGATAGAACCACTGATTGAAACCATCCGCGACAGCGGCAAGCTCCGCTTAGCTGATCTCGCCGAGTTAAACCCGGATCACGATATCGATAGCCGTACTGCACGCGCGGCGGCTCGGCTCGTTTTTCAATTAGCGCTCGATACCTAGCGCCCGGATTCGTTAATCCATCTATTACTCGCCCTTTAATAACAAACCAATGACTCAAGAGGAGTTTCGCCATGTCCACTAACGATAAACGTCACGACGCTTCCCGTAAGATAGCTGCCCCTACCGGTAGCCAGCTCAGCTGCAAAAGCTGGCTGACCGAAGCCCCGCTTCGCATGCTAATGAACAACCTCCATCCTGACGTGGCTGAACGCCCCGAGGATCTAGTGGTATACGGCGGCATTGGCCGCGCCGCGCGTGACTGGGAGTGCTACGACAAGATCGTTGAGACACTGCAGCGCCTAGAAGACACTCAAACCTTGCTGGTGCAATCCGGCAAGCCGGTAGGTGTATTTGAAACCCATAAAGACGCCCCGCGAGTACTTATTGCCAACTCCAACCTAGTCCCCGCCTGGGCCAACTGGGAACACTTCAACGAGTTGGATCGCAAAGGCCTGATGATGTATGGCCAGATGACCGCAGGCTCATGGATTTACATCGGCTCTCAAGGCATTGTCCAAGGCACTTACGAAACCTTTGTGGAAGCAGGCCGGCAACACTTCGACGGCAACCTGACAGGCCGCTGGGTTCTCACTGCGGGCCTGGGAGGCATGGGGGGCGCTCAACCGCTCGCCGCTACTCTGGCCGGTGCCTGCTCGCTGAATATCGAGTGTCAGCAAACCAGCATCGACTTCCGCCTGCGCACACGCTATTTAGATGAGCAAGCGGACGATCTCGACGATGCATTAGCGCGTATCGAACGCTATACCAACGAAGGCAAAGCCGTCTCGATTGGCCTGTGTGCGAATGCGGCAGATGTATTGCCAGAACTGGTCAAGCGTGGCGTGAAGCCCGACATGGTGACTGACCAAACCAGTGCCCACGACCCACTACACGGCTACTTGCCTGCAGGCTGGACTTGGGAAGAGTACGTTGCCCGCGGAAAATCCGAACCACAAGCCACCGTAAAAGCGGCTAAGCAATCAATGGCAGTGCATGTACAAGCCATGCTCGACTTCCAGAAGATGGGCGTACCCACGTTCGATTACGGCAACAATATTCGCCAAATGGCTCAAGAAGAAGGCGTTGAAAATGCCTTCGATTTCCCAGGTTTTGTACCCGCCTATATCCGCCCCTTATTCTGCCAGGGAATTGGCCCCTTCCGCTGGGCCGCGCTATCAGGCGACCCGGAAGACATTTACAAAACCGACCAGAAAGTCAAAGAGCTGATCCCCGACGACCCACACCTGCACAACTGGCTGGATATGGCCCGGGAGCGCATCAGTTTCCAAGGCCTTCCGGCACGTATTTGCTGGGTCGGCCTGAAAGATCGTGCGCGCCTTGGCCAAGCCTTCAACGAGATGGTCAAAAACGGGGAGCTTAAAGCACCCATCGTGATTGGCCGTGACCATCTGGACTCCGGTTCCGTGGCAAGCCCCAACCGCGAGACCGAGTCGATGATGGATGGCTCCGACGCCGTCTCCGACTGGCCGCTGCTGAATGCCCTACTTAACACCGCTGGTGGCGCGACATGGGTCTCGTTACACCACGGTGGTGGTGTGGGCATGGGCTATTCCCAGCACTCTGGGGTAGTTATCGTCGCTGACGGCACCGATGATGCCCATGCACGCCTTGGTCGCGTACTGCGTAACGACCCGGGTACTGGTGTTATGCGTCATGCCGATGCAGGCTACGACATTGCCAAACAATCCGCCCGTGAAAACGACCTCGATTTGCCGATGCTGAACAGCTAATTCAACAACGACAAGGAGCACTAATAATGGCCCATCTTGATATTCAGCCCGGCAAAATGACACTGGCGCAGGCGCGCCAGGTCTTTCAATCACCCGTCACCGTTAGCCTGCCAAGCAGTGCTGACGAAGCAATCCAAAAAAGCGTCGATTGCGTCAATCTTGTGGTCGAGGAAAACCGCACGGTCTACGGTATTAACACCGGGTTTGGGCTGCTTGCTCAAACACGTATCGCCGATGAAGACCTGGAAGCACTGCAGCGTTCGCTAGTGCTTTCTCATGCCACCGGCGTTGGTGCTGCAATGGATGACAGCCTTGTGCGGCTCATCATGGTACTGAAAGTGAATAGCCTGGCACGCGGCTTTTCCGGTATTCGTCGTGAAGTGCTTGATGCGCTGATCGCATTGATCAACGCCGAGGTGTATCCGCATATTCCGCTCAAAGGCTCTGTGGGTGCGTCAGGTGATCTCGCGCCGCTGGCTCATATGAGTGTAGTGCTGATCGGCGAAGGCAAAGCACGCTACAAAGGCGAATGGCTCAGTGCCGAAGAAGCGCTAAAAGTCGCCGGTCTTAGCCCGATTGCACTAGCTCCAAAAGAGGGTTTGGCGCTGCTTAACGGCACCCAGGTATCAACGGCTTACGCGCTACGTGGACTGTTCGATGCCGAAGACCTCTATGCCGCGGCCACGGTTTGCGGCTCACTGACAGTTGAAGCCACGCTAGGGTCGCGCTCACCGTTCGATGCGCGCATTCATGAAGTACGTGGCCAACGTGGCCAGATCGATGCGGCGGCGGCCTACCGACATTTACTCGGCGAGCACAGCGACATCGGCAACTCCCACGCCAACTGCGATAAAGTGCAAGACCCTTACTCCTTGCGGTGCCAGCCGCAGGTGATGGGGGCTGCGCTTACCCAAATTCGCCATGTTGCCGACATACTGGCGGTGGAAATCAACGCCGTGTCTGATAATCCCTTAGTTTTTACTGGCAGAGGGTTTGAAGATACCGACGACATCATCTCTGGCGGCAATTTCCATGCCGAACCGGTGGCGATGGCCGCTGATAACTTAGCCTTGGCGATTGCCGAGATCGGTGCGCTGGCGGAACGACGCATCTCGCTGATGATGGACAAACACATGTCCCAATTGCCGCCCTTCCTGGTCGAGAAAGGCGGCGTCAACTCCGGGTTTATGATCGCACAGGTAACAGCAGCAGCCCTTGCCAGCGAAAACAAAGCCCTAGCGCATCCACATAGCGTGGATAGCCTGCCCACCTCAGCCAACCAGGAAGACCATGTTTCCATGGCCCCGGCGGCGGGTAAGCGATTATGGGAAATGGCCGATAA is part of the Halomonas sp. GT genome and harbors:
- a CDS encoding thioesterase family protein, with protein sequence MIILQSCVASEWVDYNGHMNDAEYARVFSLAVEALMEHIGLDTAGRARHGYTIYTLETHLCYRREAHEGQPLSVELTLLDHDTKRLHVFFKLQDEAGNLLATSEQMLMGIDIDTARPAPFPSPVEEAISALPLAAPSTWPELAGRTIAIRR
- a CDS encoding BCCT family transporter, translated to MPARRPAQEDKHIATPTPSHQPTPPSHNNSPKAELSTDYMVTELAQGGFFQGMHKGMTLTASGLVLLFVLFTGLGSDTAGSVFGATRAWIESTFSGYYLITVMLLLAVCAFIVFSRYGSVRLGTDDSRPEFSNFAWFSMLLSAGIGIGILFFGVAEPVFYLDDTGAFGYPNNPHADMAGAAAIGHERAIDALRVTLFHWGLHGWAIYVIVGMSLAYFAYRKGLPLALRSALYPFIGERIFGPIGHLFDILGVLGCVFGVATSLGLGVSQMAVGLERLIGVDPGLNTQLMLIAGISVISILSAVSGVRGGIRLISEMNIWVSLVVVSIFLIAGPTLWLIMAFGETMLDYAINFIPMGLWYADKEGTAAWQQGWTIFYWGWWLAWAPFVGLFIARISKGRTLREFVLGVLLVPTLIIFVWLIIFGGNAMYQELYATGGPGSAGIIELVNAWNLPSALFATADNIVGSGTFGWILSAMMVFLLMSWFVTSSDSGTLVLTTILSLGDNEPPKRFRVFWGVVIGLVAAVLLIAGGLTALQTALIAAALPLSIVVLVMTAGVLISLFRETLDARRRKTT
- a CDS encoding GlxA family transcriptional regulator, with the translated sequence MRLHYSGSLPERVGFLLLPRFSMMAFFSAVEPLRIANRISGQALFEWTLFSCDGEPVTASNGMTLLVDQAMGRGLDLPSLAVCSGFEPEDHLSRALISWLHRLDQAGCALGGLDTGGFILAAAQLLKGERITLHWESLPVFRERFPTIETTDELFEIGERRFSCAGGAAAMDMALAVIARRHGSKLAVDVSEQLIHERLRSRSDQQRMSLAQRLGTHHRRLVDAVALMERHLEEPLPLFEIAERVGVSSRHLQRLFEDHLHQTPRQWYLSLRLARAKRLLIETDMEILAVGVACGFGSSSSFSRAFRAHFGSSPRASRGA
- a CDS encoding cyanophycinase codes for the protein MSNTMTRRTLKHSLLALSLGSALISSQAAFADSPGALIIAGGFLQESHQDIFQAVINPVDKPAEDIRLGVVPAATGNISGNYGKIVEAFTRLGLTEENIRLLPLAVNDDSRTEEVDESTWANNGQDEALADEISELDAIWFLGGDQTRITAVLLAEDGSDTPVLAAIRDFHTRGGVLAGTSAGAAIMSSAMLAGGDSQGALFKGFSDDYESMNNQEFGPAVVRPGLGFFEDGLIDQHFDRKARLGRLLAVMLEHEDGQPLGIGIDEGTALIVDNDEWQVAGSGGVTLVDTSETTRPSAGFPISVENVRLSYLLPGDRYLPESGEYHVREGAYETSGNEYFDVPVSLQSGLLSANRNVQELIGFDLLDNSATEQVTSLLIGDENQALRIVFSQDEQTQGYWSQDMTLDRYSFENVRMGLEPLRVELQTP
- the hutC gene encoding histidine utilization repressor — encoded protein: MTSAPPLYLQIQQHLLEKIQGGAWPAHHQIPPEEQLARDFGVSRMTANKAIRDLVQKGYLTRQPGLGTFVTDRKAESSLVEVYNIADEVRFRGHHYSNHVLICEAIEADDEVALRLGVRLGSRVFQTLLVHLEDDTPIQLENRYVNPRWVPNYLTSDFSLHTPNEVLVAACPITDVEHTVEAVLVDQQTADWLAIDTATPCLSMVRRTWSGEQLISYARLLHPGDRYKLRSSVHRQAS
- a CDS encoding YjiH family protein; this translates as MLPPNTTTRQRPSAALILKLFLPSALGILIFFVPVEIGGRSTILLDHMVSGARRWLGDASGFYALALIAAGAAYPLIRGYWNRNVTERIFTVLKLLGVVAALMALTGWGPAFLHEPDMLPFLFEKLVIPVGLIVPIGAIFLALLISYGLLELIGVLVQPVMRPIWRTPGRSAIDAVASFVGSYSIGLLITNRVYQAGQYSAREAAIIATGFSTVSSTFMIIVARTLDLMAVWNAYFWLTLLITFIVTAVTVRLPPLSRIDDSADDGEPTAVAGKRLLTAWQTGLEVAARAPALHKSVAINFKEGLVMAISILPSIMSVGLLGLLAAKYTPLFEWLGWLFYPFVAVWGIADAAALAQASAAGLAEMFLPALLMAEADFVSRFAAGVVSVSAVLFFSASIPCILSTSIPLSVGRMVVVWFIRVALSLMLAIPTGYLVQALIS